Within the Malaclemys terrapin pileata isolate rMalTer1 chromosome 24, rMalTer1.hap1, whole genome shotgun sequence genome, the region GCCAGCCCGAcgcgctggggggggcagggcagggggagccaaCTGGCCCCTTtcggctggggcggggcagctcaCACCTCGGGGAGGCTCCTCCAGCGCACGGCCCCCACCACAGGTCCAGCCGTGCCAGGTTTGTTCTTCCAGGGGGTGGCTGATGCCTTGCAGCTGCCCCGCCCGCCCCGGGAGCCCCGCCCGCCCCGCCCTCTCCGCCGGCCCGGCGGGCCCGCCCAGTCCCTTACACTGTCGCTTTGGAAGGGGTTTAAGAAGGTGCCGCCCATCTCGCCGTCGTCCCGCGGAGTCCCGGGCGGGTTGCTCAGCCCTGCCATGTTACTCGGCGAGCTCTGCAGGGGCACAGGAAAGCCCAGGTTAGAGgggggcctgctgccccccagccccaggagtgAAAGGCCGACAGCTCCCAGCAGCGCCGCCTGGGAATGGGAGCGGGTACGGCTCTGGCCTGCTGccctcagtgctgggggggggcggcggcgtgTGCAGAGTCACCCCCAGTGCCCAGAGGAGATGGCAGGTCTGCACCCCAGCAGCTGGCAGCACCCTGGCCCTTTGGAAGGGAGAGGCACAGGCTGGCcaccctgggagggggcagggggtgtcccAGGGAGGGGTtcagcccaggggaaccccccatAGGGAGCGGGTGGAAGTGGGGCGCTGTGCTCTCACCTTTGGCAGCCCGTCCATGTCGCCAGAGCCTGGAAGGACAAGCAGATCCTGTTAGCGCTGCCCCATACCAGGGAAaggtgccccccaaccccctgatccACTAGACACGGACCCaccacccagggagcccaggccatgCTGCAGTGTCCGTCCTACACAGTGGCAGGgctcctgccctcacccccaaCATACGTAAGGCccgcctctctgcctcagtttccctctgcacCATCGGGGGAAGTGATGCTAGcgtgctgcggggggggaggtgctgcTGGCCCATAGGCCACCTTCAGCTGGCAGCGCTAGGGGCTGAGTCCCCTCTGGGAGGCTGGGGCAGGTCTGAGCGCAGGGGCCAGAACCACAGAGCTCCCGGTCTGGCACAACCCTGCCCCGGCACACCAGGTATAGCGCCAAGGGATAGGAAGGGACCTGCCCACAATCACAatcagggcagagccaggcccagaatccaggcggggggggggggggggggggggggggggggcggaggcgtCCTGATGTCCCTCCCCTGATGTGTGGGCAGCTCACACCCCGGCGGGCGAGAGGCCAGGGCTACCCACCTAAGGATCCATTCATGTGATGGGGCTCCATGGCGTTCATGCCTCCCATGGGCCCATCGGGGCCAGGCCCCATGGGGAACTGCAAGGGAAAGGGAGCGCGTCAGTGCTGGACACAGGCTGCCCAGGCGTAgtggggccagggggctggggctctgtgttCGAGCTGATGGGAGTGGAAGGGAACTCGGCGCAGGGCCTCAGGGATGTGCCCAGCATTGCTCTGGCCCCCAGTACCCCATGGGACTGCGAGGGACCGGGGATCGAgggctgaggggcaccggcagaggtgtgggaagggggagcccggggccgggctggcaggggtccGTGGGtcggggggcaccggcagaggtgtgggaagggggagcccggggccgggctggcaggggtccGTGGGtcggggggcaccggcagaggtgtgggaagggggagcccggggccgggctggcaggggtccGTGGGtcggggggcaccggcagaggtgtgggaagggggagcccggggccgggctggcaggggtccGGGGGtcggggggcaccggcagaggtgtgggaagggggagcccggggccgggctggcaggggtccGTGGGtcggggggcaccggcagaggtgtgggaagggggagcccggggccgggctggcaggggtccGTGGGtcggggggcaccggcagaggtgtgggaagggggagcccggggccgggctggcaggggtccGTGGGtcggggggcactggcagaggtgtgggaagggggagcccggggccgggctggcaggggtccGGGGGtcggggggcaccggcagaggtgTGGGAGTCGGCTGGAGGTTACTCTCTGCGCCTGTGGCCGGGTCCCCATCAGCACTCCTTGGCTGTGGGATGGGGCAAGGTCTGGGCTGCCCAGGGCTCTCCATggggggggcactgctggggggcaCTCACGTTCGGCCGGTTCCCAGCGGGCCCGATAGGGTTCATCATGGTGTACATGGTCTCGCTGGAGTTGGTGGAGTCTGTGGGGTGCAGAGCGGGGTCAATgctgccatccccacagagcacgAGGGGGCGGGCACTGCGCAGCCACGCACGAGCTCAccggccctgcagcccccccacccccctgccccccagcgagAGGCATAGACGTGTCCGCTGCTTTTCCCTTCCGGGCTGGGCAACgcccccccagctcacccccccaccccccgcaccatGCGGATACTTCACCTCCTGGGCTGGGCATGatgggggttccgggggggccGCCGCCTCCTGGAGGGCCCTGCAGGAGAAGAGCAAAAGGCCCAGGAGCTGTTTGAACCTCGGCCCCAGGCAGAATCCCCCCAACCTCCCAGCGCCCGGCCGGCACAATCTGCCCccaaggggcagggcctgtgtgCTGGGGGCACTCAGCACGGGGCTGCGGGGCAgagcacctccctgcccccttgcgGCTGCGGTACTCACCACGTAGCTCCCGGGTGACGAGGAGGAGTACGCGATCTGTGGAAGGACAAGAGGGGACGAGTCAGCACCGAGCGCATGGGGAGCGTCTTTGACTGCGCGCTCCCTGTGCATCGTGCCCGGCCCCATGCCCCCCCGTGCATCGTGCCCGGCCCCGTGCCCCCCCGTGCATCGTGCCCGGCCCCGTGCCCCCCGTGCATTGTGCCTggtcatgcccccctccccccctgtgcACCACACAGCCCCAtgcccgcccccctcctcgccccccagGACTCACAGAGTTGGTGTTGGGGTTTGGCCACGGCGCTCGCCCTCCTGGGCCCCTGAAACACAAACAGGCCTGAGGTTGGCACTTCCCCAGGGTCCCTgtacacccccccgctcccccccactgCTGAATGCGCCCTGTCCTGCGGGGGGCGCCCCTgcactggggatggggcagggtggcaCGGGGCAGCTGGGACACTTggatgattttggggggggggcgcccaGTTTTCTCACCAGCCATGAACTCCCCCAGAccggcccagccagccagccatcaccccctcccccgaaacctgcccacccacccccagatcTGTGTGTCTGTCCCAGGTATCTGACGGCGCTGGGACAGCCTGGACACCTGCCAACTGCTCTGGCTCCactgggcagggcgggggggggcgcgccAGGGGCCACTGCCAGGCGCGAGGCTGCAGGCCCCAGACCATGGCCAGGAGCAGACGGGCGGCATGCGGCTCAGCTGGGAGCTCTGCCCAGTGCCTGGGAGCCCATCTGCAATGCCTGGCGCAGGGCATGGCCCCCAGTGGCCCAGGAGTCCCCGGCCCACCCTGCAGGCACTGGGCTGGCTCTGTGCCCCTCCTTGTGGgttgtggggggcaggaaggTGTGGCTGGGGCATACGGGGAGGAGAGGTGCCTTACATGTTCATGGTGGGCATGCCGGGGCCGCCCAGCGAGTTGGGTGGGGGCCGCATCCCGCTGCCGTAGTTCTGCAAGAGAGGAGCAGGCGCGAGCTGAGCGTGTGGCGGGCGGAGACGGGCGCAACCTCTGAGGAGCTGCATTAGCCCAGTCatacagaacccaggagtccgggctccagcccctccccccacacccactcccctcccagagccagagagagaactaggagtcctggctctagccccaacccccacaacccactcccctcccagaatcagagagagaacccaggcatcctggctcccagacctgtgCCCATGctgcccccatctcctcccctccccgccgggATGCTGCTGTGGGCCCACCAGCCGTTCCCAGCGGTCCCGGATCACAGCACGGCACAGCCGGGCTGGGCCAGGACCCCGCGGGGGTGCCAGATCAAAGGCACACCGGGAAACACCCACCTGAGGAGCCATCCCCGCCATGCCTCGCGGGGGGTTCATCCGCTGCATCGGGCCCCCCATATTCGGATGCCCTGTgcaaagggagaggggaaggtgaACAAGGCAGCAAGGCACAAGCTCCCCTAAACCCCAATTTCTGGGGCATGGCTCCCTGAACCCCACAaacccccactcccagagctCTGTTCCCCCAACCTCCCTCAACCCCCCACTTCCGGGGCATGGCTCCCTGACCCCCCTATGCTCAGAGCTCTGATCCCCCGACCTCCCTCAACCCCCCACTTCTGGGGCATGgctccctgaaccccccaaccccaccatgctcagagctctgcttctccGACCTGCCACAACCCCACTTCCAGGgcatggctccctgcccccccccccactcccatggggctctgctccccccaggGAGCTCTCAGCACTGAGAGGGGACTCCCAATGAGGGGTCATAATCCCAAAGTGCCCTCCCAGCGCAAGGCCTCATCCTTCCCCACAGAGATGGGGGGGGCTGCTCCTGGGCTAGGCTGTGAGgggcttctcctcccctcctggggGCTCCTGTCTCTTCGCAGTGAAGGGTCCcctcttgggggaggggctgctcccagctggggccCTTGTCTCCTCCCTGGCGGCTGACCCATTCATGTCCCGCTGgtgccccagagctgggggccGACAGGGCTTGAGGTGGCTATAGGGAGAGGGGGAACAGACCGGAGAtcccgtgggggggaggggccacgCGGGTGGCATGACTCACCCTGTGATCTCGTGCTGGGGTCCATGGTGTTGGGCAGCAGCGGCTGGGAACCCGGGACCCCCACAGGCGGCTGCGGGAACAGAAGGGCCGTGAGCCTGGAGCTGCAGCCATCAGGAGGGAAAGGCATGGACcgggctcccccagggaaggagcacccccacctcccagggaaATGGCACAGactgacgcccccccccccactccaccctggggaaggagcacagaccgcccccccccactccaccctggggAAAGAACACAGAccgaccccctccctccaccctggggaaggagCACAGACCGACAccacctccccccctccaccctgggaAGGAGCACAGAccgaccccccacacacacactccaccctGGAGAAGGAGACTGACTGAGGCCCCCCATACCTAGGGCTCCACTCCATGACCCACTGCCTGAAGAGactgggcagggagctggcctGGACATGGGGCGACCCGCCCTGGGAGGGCCCCAGCTCTCAGGCCCCCAGGGTGTCTCACCTGGTTTGGCATGCGGAGCGAAGGCCGGGGGCCGCCGGGGTAGCGAGGGGACATGAAAGGCTACAAGAGACAGAGCAGGGGGGCAGGTGAGAGCacatccccagagccctgccaggGTGGGGCACGAGAACGGAGCccccagggccggggcagggcggcCTGAGCTGGGAGCTTGCCCACTGCTCAGAGGGGTCTAATGGCAGGCAGTGATGCGTGGCCCGGCTAGAGGCTGCAAGGCaggaacccaggcgtccaggcCCAGCCAGACCGGTTGCACCCAGCACTCCCCGTCCCGCGGCCCTGTGTAAGCGAGAGGTTTGGTGCCcgcaggggacggggcagaggTAGGGTCTTACTGCACCCCTCAGCTCCTCACCCGAGGGGGCTCTCAGCACTTTGCCGGGGGGCCCCGTATCACTAGCATTGTCCCATTtggcaatggggaaactgaggcagtgacttgcccaatggcAGGTTTCCCAAGTGCCCGGCCTGTGCCTCCCGCCCGGAGCCATCTGGCCTCGTTGTGGGACTGCTGTTCCTGGCGTCGCTGCGTTGACACAATGGACACAAGCGGGTTTGCCCGCTTGAAGCTGGTGTTACGGCTGCTGTCCTGGCCTCTCTGCTTCTGCCCCCGGGGTTTGCATTTCAGCGGCGCTCCCAGGCTTGCTCGGAGGcgtctcccagcagcagccccccaggCACTGGGCAGAATCTACGTGatagggctgggagctgcccgCGCTGCCATGGCCTCGCAGAGGCCCATGCACCCAGGCTGGCACccaccagccagccccccagctgtcccgcagggactgtcccttcaccccccccaGGGCAGGATTCTCCCCAGTCCCCGTGAAGCAGAGCCCAGGGGGGCCGGAGGGACCCAGTGCCTCTGGAGTGGATGGATCCTAAGGGCTGAGGCGTCCTGTTCCCTGAGTGAGAGCTGGGCTCCCCCACAGTGGTGCCCAGgcaagcccctgccctgctgccccccaatTTACCCCATTGGTCCCTCCCAGCTGCAAGGGTCTCCCCACATCactcgcccccagcccctccctcacagCGACGGACACCCAGATCATGCAAGGGCCAGGGGCCTTGTGTTGTGCACAGACGCTGGCACTGGCTTCGGTGGGGCCTGGGGGCTGCATGGCCCAGCCCTTCTGCAcggctgcccccccatcccaggccccagccctgctccctgcagtcaggtggggctggggcaggtatCAGCGtgtgaaggggcggggggggctgagggTCCCCGGAGGCCCCTGTCTCCCAAC harbors:
- the SSBP4 gene encoding single-stranded DNA-binding protein 4 isoform X2, whose amino-acid sequence is MLDLGLGRGLCLHPSSWQGEKETSPHGESGVQGAPGSTGHVLLPTAPVLRGQSCARRLALYVYEYLLHVGAQKSAQTFLSEIRWEKNITLGEPPGFLHSWWCVFWDLYCAAPDRRETCEHSSEAKAFHDYSAAAAPSPVMGNMPPNDGMPGGPMPPGFFQGPPGSQPSPHAQPPPHNPAAPMLGPHSQPFMSPRYPGGPRPSLRMPNQPPVGVPGSQPLLPNTMDPSTRSQGHPNMGGPMQRMNPPRGMAGMAPQNYGSGMRPPPNSLGGPGMPTMNMGPGGRAPWPNPNTNSIAYSSSSPGSYVGPPGGGGPPGTPIMPSPGDSTNSSETMYTMMNPIGPAGNRPNFPMGPGPDGPMGGMNAMEPHHMNGSLGSGDMDGLPKSSPSNMAGLSNPPGTPRDDGEMGGTFLNPFQSDSYSPSMTMSV
- the SSBP4 gene encoding single-stranded DNA-binding protein 4 isoform X1; protein product: MYAKGKGSAVPSDSQAREKLALYVYEYLLHVGAQKSAQTFLSEIRWEKNITLGEPPGFLHSWWCVFWDLYCAAPDRRETCEHSSEAKAFHDYSAAAAPSPVMGNMPPNDGMPGGPMPPGFFQGPPGSQPSPHAQPPPHNPAAPMLGPHSQPFMSPRYPGGPRPSLRMPNQPPVGVPGSQPLLPNTMDPSTRSQGHPNMGGPMQRMNPPRGMAGMAPQNYGSGMRPPPNSLGGPGMPTMNMGPGGRAPWPNPNTNSIAYSSSSPGSYVGPPGGGGPPGTPIMPSPGDSTNSSETMYTMMNPIGPAGNRPNFPMGPGPDGPMGGMNAMEPHHMNGSLGSGDMDGLPKSSPSNMAGLSNPPGTPRDDGEMGGTFLNPFQSDSYSPSMTMSV